In a single window of the bacterium genome:
- a CDS encoding histidine triad nucleotide-binding protein has product MTKDCIFCKIANKEIQTEFILETDAYVSFKDVTPQAPFHALIIPREHFSSLNELKNIELMGKLLEGVQKTAEKLGIKENYRTVINTGKGAGQAVFHVHIHILGGRPLNWPPG; this is encoded by the coding sequence ATGACCAAAGACTGCATTTTTTGCAAAATTGCAAACAAAGAAATTCAAACAGAATTTATATTAGAAACGGATGCTTATGTTTCGTTCAAAGACGTTACGCCGCAGGCTCCTTTTCATGCGCTTATTATTCCCAGAGAACACTTTTCTTCTCTTAATGAGCTTAAAAATATAGAATTAATGGGAAAACTTCTTGAGGGAGTACAAAAAACAGCGGAAAAATTAGGCATAAAAGAAAATTACAGAACTGTAATAAACACAGGCAAAGGCGCGGGACAAGCTGTTTTTCATGTACATATCCATATACTTGGAGGAAGACCTTTAAATTGGCCTCCGGGATAA